The DNA region ATGTTTGATCGAGGCGGACGAGGCAGTTTGATATCAGAAGTAGTAAACCTGGCATGGTTTAATGTTTGATTTGTAGGTGGAATCTTATGGAAGAATGATTGGGTTTAGATGTATGTGCTATATATGGAGTGTAGATTAGAATTAAGGGCTGGATTGTTAGATAGGAATGCAATCTCCTGAGTAATGATGTGtgtgtttataataataataatgagttgCATGCCTTAGTGTTCTTTTGCTTTCTTTCCGGATGAGATGTAACATTCCTTAGGGaagaaacaatattatttttcgaTAATAGGGAGGctttatcaaattattatgtCTTTAACGTTGTTATAGAATAACATAATTATTGGTATTCACTTCCTTACAAAATATGATCATTACTATTTCACTAcacatcaaatttaattaatggaCTGCTACTAGTAATCaaacacaatataatattataataatgtatgaATTTACGGACAATGTAAATGATTggttataaattatataaataaggAATGTTATAATcttataaagtattattttgattttaaaaggATAAATTATGCTTGCATGTGATACATAtgttgtctttttatttatgtatttaatttttatatagatTTGAGGGAATGAAATTGTATGTACACATACACGATGGACTACAGAGTATGAGTTTACGATGAAAAAAAGGGAATTTAAACAAACAATAGAGAAATTGAAGCAGAAAAATAAAAGTTCCTAGATTTGGCTGTACATTCGAACATTGTCATAATGCAAGTAAATTTAAACAAAAGcgaaataaacataaaattgtatgaaataaacaacaaaaataatttaaaaagtacttaataattttatggcaaaaacttgtgtgagaccgtctcaccatgagacgggtcgggttgggtcggatcaagatgcaaatgtaacatacacttatatgctcaaatgtaacactaatcaagaataaaatttttatattacttataagggtaaatgtaatacttttaaggaaaatacaataattttacattttttattagtGTTGTTACACTTGAGAGTATAAGTATGACATGTGCACATTGTTTTGAcccaacccgacccgacccgtcacACGAATAATGATTCGTGAGACGATCTCCGACcctaattttatatgtatttgcaGCCAACCAGCGGTGAGGTGGTGGACAGAAAAAGCGTTGGTTCAACTGGCGGAGGTTGTTGTTCTTGATTTTCCGGCAGCTCCCTTGCACGACGGTGATCTTGATTATCTTTTCCGGCGGGGAGGAGGTTGAGATCCAAATTCAAACatttcccattattattattattttcttccttttggGGTGGTACCCTTTTCTCCAAGCTGGAAGAGCTGGGGCTCAACTgcgaggcggcggcggcggcggcggtggagtTACGGTGGCGTCTCATGTGGCCGCCCAACGCCTGGCCGGACGATTGGTCTGTGCTATTCACTGCACAAAACGCTGCAAATATAATGAAACCAAATTTAATTTACAACAATTTAATATCACGCTCACAGCACAAGAAATGCACGTAATGCATGCACCATTTTATCTAAATTTTAAAGAATAGAATGCCAAAATTAAGATGAGATGAAAGACAAACTAACCATGAAGCTCCCATGGCTCATGCTTGTAGATATCGACCACAGCAATCGCCTCCACATGGAATGGCTTCCCACGGACCTTACGACGGAGGTAGTACACCACCAGCTCCTCGTCGGTGGGGTGAAATCTGAACCCAGGACCCAACCTCCGCGTAGCCGCAGAGGGAGCCGCAAGAGCCAGATCAAGATTACTTCCTGTCAATGCTGGCGCCTGTTGTTTCTCCATTTtcccaacaaattaaagactACTCGAGCAGTCAAGCACCATGTATTCAGATAGCACCTCTTTTTGATGGAAAGTCATAGGATTGAACTCAAGTAGTGAAATATTGACTTTCTGGACTGCAACAAATAGAGGAAATATATAATAGATATTACTTTGTAATTAATACCGTCAAAGCTGCCTAATTTTTGGCAAGTCGCCTATCACACCCACGGCCTACCAACCCACGGGCCAAATTCTTTTGTAGTTCTAACTCGCTCCATTGTGGGGATG from Ipomoea triloba cultivar NCNSP0323 chromosome 6, ASM357664v1 includes:
- the LOC116023658 gene encoding protein FEZ-like — its product is MEKQQAPALTGSNLDLALAAPSAATRRLGPGFRFHPTDEELVVYYLRRKVRGKPFHVEAIAVVDIYKHEPWELHAFCAVNSTDQSSGQALGGHMRRHRNSTAAAAAASQLSPSSSSLEKRVPPQKEENNNNNGKCLNLDLNLLPAGKDNQDHRRARELPENQEQQPPPVEPTLFLSTTSPLVGCKYI